Within Xiphophorus hellerii strain 12219 chromosome 10, Xiphophorus_hellerii-4.1, whole genome shotgun sequence, the genomic segment aataataattaataagcACCTATGTCTAGTTTATTTGCAGCTAAAGCtgaacacactgcaaaaacacaacatattagttttgtcttatttcaaatttactaactcaaattttagaaaaactactagttataaatgaaataatctgccagtgaaactagtacttttaaaaaaaatcaatattaaggaattattgactttaaaaaaaactcctgtATCTTGCTTAAAAAGTTATCtgtatgttagttttgtgttatttcaggcttgctaagatatttgcgctTGAAATTGGATCAGAAATACTtgaaaagatgtttttgtttttgccgtGCAGGGAGATAGTTTGGCTGAGCAGCCGTCTGCCGCTGCTCACATGCCATCCTCCTCCCAGAAATAACAGGTGCTGTTGCTAAAACATTGCCACGGCTCATGGAGCAGCTTCCAGTGGGTGATCTAATGTCTTTTAGGAGGAAAGTGCTGGacgggggaggaagaggaggaggaggaagaggcggagGTGCACCAAGGGGAGAGCAGAGCTGCCGGAGCTTTTTACTGACCATTTATCTATCTCTGCTCTCTGCCTCCAGCTCCCCCAACTTCGGTCCTCACTCTCTAATGCAAACACTAAATAGCTgctggttgccatggcagcatCCCCCTCCTTACCTCCCTAGCAGGGATTGCATGTTGGATGGAGACTAAATTAGCCAGCTCCAGGAGTTCTAGTATCTCTGGTATGGTGAGCGAATGCTTGTGGCTAACTGGAGGTTATAACTTCCCTtttttcttggctttttttttttttccagcaaaacCTGCTGAGACAGCAGGAGCGCGTGGAGGAGCGAGTGCAGGAGATAGAAGAGCAGCTCTGCAAACTTGACTCTGACAAGTGTACAGTGGAGGTACGTATGAAGGActttattcacacattttagctgtaaagctgcagtatgcaacaTTTATAAAcgatatatatttttgcaaatttgacATATAAGACTTGCGGTGTGCAAGTTTTctgggtttcccccagaaaacttgctaagcccggggTTGAGACGCTAGGTCAATCATCCAGCCGGcagccatgtttttgagttaaaaaatgtttaaagttgacaggagaTTTGAATATATCACTTGAAAGTCATGCAGTTTTGGAAGACTGGAAGGTTAAtgtctgaacaccaactataaagtcttacaaaatgcaaacataaaaaaaaaaaacttaaacaaataagcaatgctaagcctggtgggggcacaagtcaagcttggtggcccgccaggctaaTAATAAACTGAGGAAACCCTgagtatggtatgagacagataatctgtgaaaaaatatctagctcctctgccttctgaCAATGAAAGTGAGAAGGTAGGTTttaatgctaaggctagttagcatgaccaaCTAGCCAATAACGGCAGATAactggttttcctgtaactgtaAGTTATTTCTCCGCCAATGGCATTTTTATCAGCGAGTACAttaggttgattgacagcgctaagacctgccttctggctctgattggttgtttttggtcgggagctGTGCATTTCAGTAGACGGCATTATTAGCTCAGGGATAACATTGGgctactaaaaaatatttttataagttttctatgttttttccACTGATTTAGGACTATTTTGCACCACTGAATCCAAAAttgacatccatttttctcaatcatgtccggtttttattctaatttggtttagaaaaaatctgatcttctcactaaattgatgacatttttgtgacattatcacTTCATTTCTGTCAAgatttctcatccaaaaaatgttttaggagaaaaaaaaagttttataccAAAGTATATTAACTAAATGATACAAACTTTCTGTAAATTGAGTAATAAACACAGGTAATGGTAAGTACATGTAAATTGAACATTACGTCTTCACTGTGCAAAATTCAGGGCATGAGCTTCTGTTTCTTCGAACGCCTCGTATgctgagcagcagaaatgtCTCTCTTCAGTCTAACAGTTTTCAGCCGTCATGACTGCATCCCAAACTAATACgcatttatttcagaaagttgacccgattgagcaaaaccaacgtgatttttggattcagcccATCAAAATCAtcctaaaacagttgaaaaacccccagacatttttgttggctgttgaccagtgttatctgtctcatactatgCTTTCACAAAATGgagacaatttttaaaaaataaaaagcatatatttttttctagaaatatcCATACAGCAGTTTTAATTCACTCTTGAACTGCCCACAGGACAGAGTGTGTGAGCTGAAAGAGGAGGTGCGCCTGCAGTACCAGCGCATGCATCAGCTCCTGGAGGAGGACCTCGGCCGTACGCTGGAGGCCCTGGACCGGGCTCAGGCTCGCTTCTTCCAGGAGAACGCGGCGCAGATTCTGGCCCTGGGGGAGCAGCGGCACGAGGCCCAGAAGCTGCTGAGCTCCATCCACACGGCCTTCAGCAAGGCGGAGGAGCTGAGCTTCATGAAGAACACAAAACCCGTTAAAATCCTCACAGACAGGTGAGAGACCTGAAGCATCTGGATCGTTTAGAGGAGATCATCTCATTTTTTGCCTGGAcagggaggaagacatgcggcaaatgtcgccgggtccgggaattgAACCCGCGACGGACtcgaggcctccaaacgtgggtcgcgctatcccctacgccaccacagcacgccctcagaaatgttttatgtcatttgtaatttcttttttagaaaacaaagtgaGGAAAAATCATTCTGgtatgaaaaaatgtaaaaattttatttttaagccatatgGCTCATATGCGAACTGTTGCATCGATGCAGCGTGTCATGGAGGAGATCAGCAGTGGTGATTGCACATTTTGTCTTAGCAGTGTCGTTTAGCAATTTACTGGAAACAGGAACAAACGAGTTCCTGAACTGGTTCAGTTCACAGGAGGGACCTTGATTTTATCTACCAGATCGCAGACGGCCGTCATAATATGTGAAGGTGTCATGTGAGGGTCATCACCCTAATATGTGAGGGTGATTAGTCAGAACAATTGATGGCTAATTTTGCTGAAATTAGAATCGGATTTGAACCTTTAGCCTCTGAGCTAAAGTAGAAAGATGAttccattgtttttgtttttctattgctctggcttttaaatcatatttgatcatttctccttgaaaaaaatgaaaaatactgaTCAATTCTGCCACAGGCAAAGTTTGTAGCCCAATAAAGCGCAGTGAAACCAGTCATTAAATCAGGGTTTGGCTGATTGGCTGTGCTGTCTTTGGACatgaatgaaacacaaacaaatcacTTACTGTGGAAAATTTCACACTGGACTTTAAGCAGTTTGGATTCTCTGGCTctccacttttttattttatttacattagttttttcttctactaaactttccattaatgtTCTTGGATGCAGTACTTTGTGAATAGCgagcttctttagaaattagCTTTTTGTCAGTGATGATGCAGCATTAACTCggcatttctgtattaaaaatattttttaataatcttattcagtatttaagttttctttgtAACTAAATTccttaacaggaaaaaaatgtgtttgaaggATATCACTTTGTGTGTCATAAATCAATTTTAACAAACGAGTTTAGCTTTCTGAAGTGaattacagaaacaaacattttgaatatgTTCTACTTTATTGCGATGCTTCATCATGATTTCTTGCTGTTGTCACCTTGTTGCAGGTCTCAGGCCTGCGTGGGAAGCAGCCTCCCTCCTTACAAAGTGGGGAATCTGAACTCTAAGCTGTTTCTTTCTGAGATCTCAAAGCGAGAGAAGAGCTTGAAGCGAACGCTTGAGGGTAGGCAGCGTAACATTGGCACGTGGAGAATCAACCTCATGGCTGTGAttaagtttttaatctttttaatttgtatGTTTTGTCTCAGTTCCTCTCACCCCGCCGTCGGCGTTCCTGCAGACCGTCGCCGCTTTCCCCAGTGGCCAGAGCTCCGGCTCCGGGGCGGAGAAACGGAAACATTCCACCGCCTTCCCGGAGGGAAACGGCAGCACGGGGAAAAACGCCACTCCGGGTTTCAAAGACtcatcctcatcttcctcctcttcttcctcttcgtCGTTAGCCAAGCAGCCCTACCTGGGGTCCGGCTCCGCCTCCGGAGAGGGCCAGTCCGCCAACCAGCAGACTCTGGGCCCCTGTGCGCCGCCCCACATCGGTGAGGGCGGCGGCGCCGGAAGCGGGAGCGGCTCCCTGACCAACCATCACTCCGGCTCCGTGTTCGGCTCCTCCCACTTCCCGCCGGGGGGCAGCGGCTCCTCCCACTCCTCCCAGCAGGCCGTGCTGCCGCAGTACGGCGGCAGGAAGATCCTGGTCTGCACCATGGATAACTGCTACTGCTCCGGAGTGCCGTCGGTGTCAGGCCACCGCAGCCACCCTCCCTACCCGCGCTCGGGCTCCTTCCCCTGGGTGAGCCCCCAAGACTACCCGCCCCCTCCCGGCCTGGCCTCTGGAGGGCCGTCCATGCAGGGGCTGGCGGTGAGGGACTGGATAGACGCCTCACAGACGCACAGACATGCTGATTTCTACGGGCTGTACGGGCAACCGTCCACCAAGCACTACGTCACCAGTTAACGCAGCGGTTATGCTCTTAAAATAGAGACGGGCACCAAAATAGCACACACCTTTACAGATTTATAAATCTGAAAACCACATATAGTGGCCGAGCTCacgaacactgcaaaaacaaaatccgaccaagtatttttctctggtttctagtgcaaatattttagtaaagttgaaataaaacaaaactaacttgcaaatatcttttcaggaagatataggaacttgttttaagtttgttcctttaatgttaatgaaaaattagtaaTACCACCAATAGATTATTTCTACTATTACAtggagaaaatgtcttgttataagtgaaataatctgccaagtacattttcaacaatattaaaggaattattgacttaaaaacagGGTGTCCTAACTTTTTACCACATgaaccaaaggaaaaaaaatttggggatttctttaataaaaaaggGATGTTATTCATTTTAGatccaaaaattaaaaagaattttgcACACTTACTGTGTTAAGAGGCAtcttgtttaaaatttttaaactttttgggCTCGCtacattaaatttattttcagtacaaGGATAAATTTGAGGCTAAAGAGTTGCTTTCTTTCGAAACGTTTGCTACAAATCAGAAATTTTtaatagaaactagaccaaaaatatttggtaagagtttgtttttgcagtgaatgaaATTGTGTTTGCATCTGCACACACATAtagaagacacacacacacacattcggGGGCAGGGTTGATCTGTTTTAATGTTCCTTTAATTTTATCCAGTGTTTCATGtagataaaacacaaactctgcTCACTTTGGCACAACTCGGCTCTGCGTTTTtacacagggaaaaaaaaacaaaaaaactttatctGGAGACAAGAGGGTGAtgttaatctttttatttatagaataGGAATCAAATTGATAGAAAATGAACTGTTATtagaaataatgttttcattctTCTACACAATTCTTCACCGAGGCTAAAGGGAAAAGGAGATAACAGGCTTCTGGTTTCAGCTCGTGTTTCTCTTGATATAATCACCCCTGCAGTTATGCTGAGGCCCAGCTGCCTTATGATGTTCATATATTATTTTTGTCCACAAGCCGACTTTGTTTGATCCTTTTTAAAAAGAGGAGAAGATGGCTGCCACTTCTTCCcgctctctctgtctctttttgatttttatcaacTCTGcacttcttcttccttttcatTTGCTAAGTTCAGGGATGCGTCGCACAGCTTGAACGCAAAACGCTCTTCCATGGAACACCCACAATGCACTTGTGGACGCCTTCCTGCTACAGGAGAGGGGGGGGACGGGCCTACAGATCTGCGTCTTTGGGGCACCAGCAGCCCCCTAATTCCTTAAACTCCCTTCCTGCTGCCACAAGAGGGCAAACAAAAACCTACGAAgactttttccccctttctttgTGATTACTATGGCTTTGTGTTATTTGGTACATCTGTAGGAATCATGTAGAGACAGAAACTGGACAAACCAAACCAATCATGCATCTGGACGATCTGACGATGCTGTAATTGTACTTCCTGCAGGGCAAAGATGTCACttcctctaaaaaaaacaaaaaaaaaaacaagcacatgAGCTCTTGGCTTCCTGTTTGCAGCTGAAAGCATGCAAGGaagaatttctgttttttttaagcactcaAACGCAGAACAATGGGGAAGGCGGGGACTGTATGCCGTTTTAAATGACTgtatgaaagaaacaaacagcggGAGGAAGTTTTTCATGAACTTTTTCTAAAAGAACAAAGATGAGAGATGTAAGCAATGATTCATCATCCTATAAAGGAGTTGTTACAACAGCTAACATTATAGCGGGGGGGGGAAAGTATcgttttttgtaaatattttgtgaaatgggaagttaaaaaaaaaagaggaaaaaaaagaaaagttgccGACGTGATTTGGAGATGGGTTCCAAATAAACGAATAATTTAATCTGGTCTCTGCTGTTAACTGTTCACGTGCAAATCCCATCATCTCATTTAAAGGATAGAAGTGGTGATATCCTATATTTTTGTTACTGTAAATAAATCCCATAAAACGGCAAACCAAGAAGTGTGTTAGTGTTCAAATACATCCTGTTTCACGCCTTGATTTCTCATTGTGAAAGTCGTTTGTTCCTGGGGACGATCACTTGTTTTTGCAGTTAAAATTGGATTACAAGACATTTAAATTAAGTTGTATTTATagttaaaatagtaaaaaaaattaaaataaccataaaaaaaagaaatagaaaagaggccctttttttttttcaaatttaccaTCAACCTACACACCTCAATTTgttctggaaaaataaatacacccTTCTTTACAGCCCATGCAAACATTGGATGAGTGTTTTTACCATCAAGTTCACAAGACAATAATGTTTTTCATCTAAACTCGAGaataaatacttgttttttgctttatatCTCTTTAGAAATTTAAgaaaatttatataaaatacatttaagattatTTCAGTGGAAATATAATTGCACCATCATTGGAACACATGGGaaaatgttataagtgaaataatttgccaatggaactagtactttttcatcaataataaggaattattgatttaaaacactcATATAAGGAAAGATATAGGAGCTGCAGGTTAgctttatcttatttcaagtgtacgaagatatttgcactagaagctagaccaaaaatatttggtaacaTTTGTGTTTCAGTGTACAAAACATTCTGCAACTTGTCATGGGAATATTATCAAAATTTTAGAATCTGTGTGAATTAAAGTTATTCTAACATATACTGGCAGTTCTTGTTTCCAGAAAGAATTGCTTCTAGATCTAGAATAGCTTGACTAAcccagaaaaaaatgttcttccCTGGTATAAATCTATGAGTTGTGCAATCCGACAATTTATTTCCACCAACCAGTGCTGGCTGTGGCTTTATCTTACTTCCCTAGGGGACTTCTTTTGGATGGTGCAAACAAGCAGAGAACTACAAACGGCCGTTCATTTTACCATTATGTAGATTTATGCTCAGtttataagaaaaaactaaacattaaacAAAGAGGCTAGCTCTTGTGCTAACTTTTATGTCtcacaacaacataaaaattgcTTGTAAAGATGCTTCAGATTGCTCAAAATTCGCATACTGACCCATGTTGAGTAGTGAAAACAAATGGACCAATGTAGGAAAGGGAGGCGGTAGactgtgatttaaaatgtttatgcaTTACATGCAGTTGATACAGTTGGTGTACAAATGCGACGAGTCAATGTGGGCGTTATGTTCTGCTTTGACATCTACGACTGGTAAAATTCATCACTTCTTGCAAATTCCTGATGGTAATTTTCTGTACAGAGCAAGAATGTTTTTCAAGCAGAGTTTCTGAGTTTCTCGTTTGGGTTCAGGCTTGTAGTTCACGTTAGTCGATGTTCAAAATCGAGACGTATGCGTCAAGCTAGCTcaagacaaaatgaaagttACTGAAAAGCACCGGTGCTACGAGGACGACGGTATAGTGAAGTCTGCCGCTTGAAATTGTTAATAAAATTAacatatatttatgtatattaaTGTAAATTAATGTATATGGTTATTTATCCAGTAAAGAGGAGTTAAGTCAGGAGAAATGTTGCCTGAGTACAGCAGCTTGGAGATGTAGCATACCGGCACCGTACCCAGAGATTTAAAAGCACTCTGCCAAGATCCGACTGCTTTTAACTCACCAcagtagaaaataaacatttacaacaaactttaaaacatgtaaGAAGATTCTGACAACATTCAGGTAATTGTCCAGCAGTGTCACGTTGACTGCTACAGGTGTCAGCGCTCCTGTTTCTCCAGGAAGTTTTACATTAAAGAATTTTGCAATTGTCGCATAATCGGTTTGCATTTTACTCACTAGCTGCACTACATACCTACATAGCTATTCTTCATTTGGCTAATTTGGctcagaaagagaaaataatatgCTGCTATTTGCTAAAGGAAAGTATTGAAACTGTCCCTTTATATTAAAGAGTCAAATTGTTTCTTATTCCTGGGCTAAAGGCTTTTCCAGTGGAGAGACTGTTTTAGTTTAGCTGTTTTGCATATTCGATCtttattgaaaatgtgaaataatttttctttactgCATTCATTTGACATAAAAGGTGCCATAACATACAGTAAACCATCATCCAACTATGGATGGTTGTTTTTGTGGTTACTGCTCAAAAAGctctatttgttaaaagtgtgtGGTTTAATATTTAGTATTCACTTTGAAAGAAACGGAGAAGCCAATTGTGATTCATTTGTTTCATATTGTccagaattttacatttttaagccCTTTGACCAGTTACACCGACAGTAACGGGAACTCTGTCTTTCATCTGGATTATCAATGCATCACTTTCTGTACAGACATGGGACTGAAGTGTCAATACATCAAATTACATGTAATTACATAAACATAGTTTAACACCACCTGACGTTATAGATCAGTTTATGGCATAATAAACCAGAAACTGTCATAATTTAGCATTTGAGAAACAAGAATGTGGATCTTACAGCATTGGTAACTCAACATTTGTCGTTCTTGGTCTTAAAGCAACAGAATAACTCGCATTGAGGTTCAAAGACTTTACCTTTTGGTCAAATGTGTTGGTTTCATTTCCTTACAGAGTTTAAATacaatttgttttttagcttCTACAGTTTAACCCaaatacattacaaaaaaagctaaatcttaCTTTAAaacttaagtatttttggtctagtttcttgtgcaaatatcttactacttgaaataacacaaaactaacaagtaacttttcagcaagataaaggagcatgttttaactcaacaattccttaatattgaagaaaaagttctaaatctactggcagattatttaacttataatgtataaaaaaaatctgcactttttcatcaacattaagcaattatttattcataagaACTtactatatcttgctgaaaagttccttgtaagttagttttgtcttatttcaagtgtacttttatatttgcaataaaaactagacaaaaacacttttgtaaGATTGTGTCTTTGCAGTACAAACACGTGATCGAAAAGATAATTGAGCATAAAATGAATGTAGACATGGCAATAACACCTTAAAGGCAAACTGATTTAACATTCCccacaaaataacatttattttttctcctttccaTGCTGTAAACCCCCCAAAGTAAACCGCGTcgttacaaaaacacaacttttccCAATTGCACCGTAACGTTACACAAGTTTTACTGTGGCCCTCTTAGTTCAGCAACTAATCTGCCTGGCTCCACTGTTCTGCTTGATTTGGTGGGTGTTCGTTTATCTTAAAGGACGCGTTGATGGTGGAAAAACCCATTTAGTCAAAACCTTAAATACTTCTGTGTCCACTCAGTGCAAAGAAGGCTCTGGAGTGCATGGGGGTGGATGCCTGCAGAGACAGAACAGGATGGAAAGTCTTGAGATGACTACTCActcagggtgtgtgtgtgtgtgtgtgtgtgtgggtgtgtgtgttcccTTCAGCCTGATTAAGCCGTTGCATTACTGCTTTCCCCTACCCAGCACTTTGAGCCTCAATCCCATTCACACAGCAGGGATGATCCACTTGTGTGGAGGAGGGTCTCAGACTAggaataacatttaaaaagtggaaTAATTTGTTGATATTATGACTCCATTTCCAAATAAGTGTTTTAAACCtcttgtgattgttttgtttttcttatttgccAAGTTGATGGTTAAAAAGCGAGTCTTGAAGAAGAATTAACTTCTCAGATGCAGCTGAAGCTTTCTAAATGATCCTCAAGGATTAAGAATCCTCCGTTTTGGTAAGGCATGCATTTATTTACATCGCAGTTCAAGTTTTAGGTTAATATTTCCCGACCTCTCAAGTTTATACGACAAATACGACAGAGTATTAGTTTCACgccaagaaaaaaagttaaataataaaattacaagaataaagtcgtatgagaataaagtcaaaataattagaataaagtcataatattccaaaaataaagtcacaatatgaTTTTATTGGTGATTATCCTACTCAATCACCAATTGGTGATTTTAGATATGGCTTTAGATAGTTTATATTTGACACAACAAGTTGATTTTACTACAGTCACATTGTACCTAAAAGTGACATAAATcgcatattttatatgtttgtcTGCTTTGATTGTCTAAAAAAGGATCTAATCTTTTTAagatccttttttaaaaaaaggatctGCATCACTGCAGGAAGAAGATCCTTGTGGTCAAATATCCCCATTTAGCGTCCGTGCATTGTCCTTCTTCCCACCATTTTTATACCAGTTAAAAACCCACTTTGTTATCCAGAGCCTGTGGAAAGTAGAAGTGCACAAAATCTGTGCACTTTCCAGCACCATCTGCTGTCCAATCAGCACCATTAACAGGGCCACCATGTGTTTAATTAACGCTATGCTAATGTTGTTTAGTTagctgcaaaagcacaaaatcttaccaaatatttttggtccagtttttagtgcaaatgtcttagtacacttgaaataagacaaatataaTGGCTTCTGATTGTTTCATTTacaactagtactttttcatcaatattaaatgaATTGTGGACTTAAAACATGTCTTAAAATGTAcctttaagttagtttgtctttttttttaaagataattgctccagaaaacagacaaaaaatactttttgcagTACCAGCAAGGCAGGAGGTGAAATAATTTGGTTGCCAAGTTAATTGAAAAACAACCTCAAAAAGTCTCATATGGCTAAAAGCGCAAAAACCAAACGTATTGTTGCAGCTGAAAGCTAAGCGATCCTCCAGTGCTTCAAACCTTAAAAATAGGATTTTCATCTCATGGTTTTGTTCGGCAGGCCTTCATTTACATGTCAGTTTCTGAGCGCCATGTCTCCTTCCCGTCTAACAACATA encodes:
- the trim8b gene encoding E3 ubiquitin-protein ligase TRIM8b, with product MPACTTMASDMAETWRNCFEEELICPICLHVFSDPIQLPCKHNFCRGCISEAWAKDSSLARCPECNHAYTQKPSLEKNHKLSNIVEKYNALSVEKASTPTLQCILCRRGPPLPAVKVCLRCNAPCCQSHIQTHLQQPCSALGHLLVEAEAIKAWTCPQHDEYRLYHCEAEQTAVCQYCCFARCHPSHGHAVTDVELRRNDIRQNLLRQQERVEERVQEIEEQLCKLDSDKCTVEDRVCELKEEVRLQYQRMHQLLEEDLGRTLEALDRAQARFFQENAAQILALGEQRHEAQKLLSSIHTAFSKAEELSFMKNTKPVKILTDRSQACVGSSLPPYKVGNLNSKLFLSEISKREKSLKRTLEVPLTPPSAFLQTVAAFPSGQSSGSGAEKRKHSTAFPEGNGSTGKNATPGFKDSSSSSSSSSSSSLAKQPYLGSGSASGEGQSANQQTLGPCAPPHIGEGGGAGSGSGSLTNHHSGSVFGSSHFPPGGSGSSHSSQQAVLPQYGGRKILVCTMDNCYCSGVPSVSGHRSHPPYPRSGSFPWVSPQDYPPPPGLASGGPSMQGLAVRDWIDASQTHRHADFYGLYGQPSTKHYVTS